The Planctomicrobium piriforme genome window below encodes:
- a CDS encoding helix-turn-helix domain-containing protein, with protein sequence MALKTAPRNADKHRENSFALAVAVLREQIADLPKQIQGDLFELLPDLLGGDAEEQASALQAVNEILEDKAGKIVQYALPAENGPELGNWLQFIGKTIRTERESAGLTQMELAKKAGIPQPHLSRIENGQHSPTAMTREKLAKALNIPLSKFDPSA encoded by the coding sequence ATGGCTCTCAAAACCGCGCCTCGCAATGCCGACAAGCACCGTGAAAACTCATTCGCATTGGCGGTCGCAGTTTTGCGGGAGCAGATTGCCGACCTGCCTAAGCAGATTCAAGGCGATTTGTTCGAACTGCTTCCCGATCTTTTGGGCGGAGATGCGGAAGAGCAGGCGTCCGCACTCCAGGCCGTGAATGAAATCCTGGAAGACAAAGCCGGAAAAATTGTTCAGTACGCATTGCCGGCTGAGAACGGACCAGAGCTGGGCAACTGGTTGCAGTTCATCGGGAAGACCATTCGTACCGAACGGGAATCCGCGGGACTGACGCAGATGGAGTTGGCAAAAAAGGCCGGCATTCCACAGCCTCATTTAAGTCGAATCGAAAACGGCCAGCACAGTCCGACTGCAATGACGCGAGAAAAGCTCGCGAAGGCCCTGAACATCCCGTTGTCGAAATTCGACCCCTCTGCGTGA